In Cheilinus undulatus linkage group 24, ASM1832078v1, whole genome shotgun sequence, a single window of DNA contains:
- the LOC121506501 gene encoding protein SON isoform X3 → MAANLEQIFQDFILNKIREIEDQKEDKAAVEAAVAGSETTAAEKGTSEGDKEDELKGSSSHKKHKKHKKHKSKKKKKNREKESSSESDGGTSKTRRGTPTGGSKERGEANERKSRNHKRHSSGKRKKKKRRRKDEENSSDSDSESKQRESKSGQKSSPKSREELPDIIPKQDSSSKLRGDKERRSCRRSRSQSHSRSHSHSHSERKKSHSPTHNRRRSRSRSLSSSKQHQTRSRSPEKREFLDGTKQVLHEPPKDLELPQLASSPPQINIKEEEVTELRAELRSSESQLAAEKKEDTTENTTEENGSGACQSRLSESIPTEPDCTAESRPSQAKTEIRATAKSPEKKKRKPSRSPQTKKDSKSSKRQKRSKTPSRSRRRGSRSRSRSKKRRSRSRSGGRRSRRSRSRSRRRTTYSQRDRWKREPSHSPVLILRKNRSPNRKHGSSSDSPQRISELDKEQLLEIAKANAAAMCAKAGMPIPAGLRSAMLPLALPSMAMNAAMASMTAATMTAALTNMGALSSLLPLPSITNKPPAAASQPNMSALEEVKRKVAKQANSISIKEFTDKCKMIVDSKGELPVALPHVSDEEDEGKPFGASALKEQKAISFSINNTTVRPAPAVRSDAGMAKEFPVSSGSQHRKKEGETLGVYGEWVPVEKSSEKASAPSRKATAAVPIATTTSSVEVATGAGLPEVEEQPAFVSDSDSVFPDPVLQPVDISQAVTERIKAQRRLAENPYDVSAICMLSRAQEQVDAWAQSNTVPGLFTGSTGAQVLSSEELSTSGPQAWLKKDQFLRAAPVSGGVGEFLMRKMGWKTGEGLGRNREGTVEPIIIDFKVDRKGLVAEGEKPQKQTGGLVVTKDLMGKHPVSALIELCNKRRIMQPDFVMVHHSGPDHRKNFLFKVTVNGVDYQPQTASPNKKHAKAMAATVALQALGEVPVDGPGLYTGPVFTAASTGPLFST, encoded by the exons ATGGCGGCCAACTTGGAGCAAATATTccaagattttattttgaataagaTTAGAGAAATTGAAGATCAGAAAGAAGACAAAGC TGCTGTTGAAGCAGCTGTCGCTGGCAGTGAAACAACGGCAGCAGAGAAAGGGACATCAGAAGGAGACAAAGAGGATGAGTTAAAGGGCAGCAGTTCACACAAAAAGCACAAgaagcacaaaaaacacaaaagtaagaagaagaagaagaacagagagaaggagagcagCTCTGAGTCAGACGGAGGTACCAGCAAAACAAG AAGAGGAACCCCAACAGGAGGCAGTAAGGAGCGAG GTGAAGCAAATGAGAGGAAGTCCAGGAACCACAAACGTCACTCCTcagggaagaggaagaagaagaaaaggaggcgGAAAGATGAAGAAAACTCTTCTGATTCAGACTCAGAGTCGAAGCAAAGGGAGagtaaaagtggtcaaaagtcATCCCCAAAGTCACGAGAGGAGCTGCCTGATATTATCCCAAAACAG GACAGCTCCAGTAAACTgagaggagacaaagagaggaggagCTGCCGTCGCTCTCGTTCACAGTCACATTCCCGTTCTCACTCACATTCCCACTCAGAGAGGAAGAAGTCTCACTCTCCGACACACAACCGAAGAAGATCTCGGTCACGCTCATTATCGAGCTCAAAGCAACACCAGACCCGGTCCAG GTCTCCTGAAAAGAGAGAGTTTTTGGATGGAACCAAGCAAGTTTTACATGAGCCTCCTAAAGACCTGGAGCTACCTCAGCTGGCCTCCAGTCCTCCACAAATAAACATCAAAGAAGAGGAGGTGACAGAGTTGAGGGCAGAGCTGCGGAGCTCGGAGAGTCAGCTAGCTGCAGAGAAAAAGGAAGACACTACAGAGAATACAACAGAAGAAAACG GTTCTGGTGCATGCCAGTCCAGGCTGTCAGAGTCCATACCAACTGAACCTGACTGTACCGCTGAGTCCCGCCCCTCGCAGGCTAAGACAGAGATTAGAGCTACAGCAAAATcgccagagaagaagaagagaaaaccATCAAGATCTCCTCAGACAAAAAAagattcaaagtcttcaaaGAGACAGAAACGATCCAAGACACCGAGTCGGAGCCGCAGGAGAGGATCGAGATCAAGGAGTCGCTCGAAGAAAAGGAGGTCACGGTCAAG GTCAGGAGGTCGGAGGTCACGGAGGTCACGGTCACGCAGTCGGAGGAGGACAACATACAGCCAGAGGGACCGCTGGAAACGAGAGCCAAGTCATTCCCCTGTTCTCATCCTCCGGAAAAATAGATCCCCGAACAGGAAACATGGCAGCTCGAGCGACAGTCCGCAGCGTATCAGTGAGCTTG ATAAGGAGCAACTATTGGAAATTGCCAAGGCCAATGCGGCTGCCATGTGTGCCAAAGCAGGAATGCCGATTCCTGCTGGTCTGAGGTCAGCGATGCTGCCCCTGGCTCTACCCAGCATGGCCATGAACGCTGCCATGGCCAGTATGACCGCTG CCACCATGACGGCTGCTCTGACTAACATGGGCGCCCTGTCATCTCTGCTACCACTGCCTTCAATCACCAACAAACCTCCTGCTGCCGCGTCCCAGCCTAATATGTCCGCTCTAGAGGAGGTGAAGCGCAAAGTGGCGAAGCAGGCCAACAGCATCAGCATCAAGGAGTTCACTGAT aaaTGTAAGATGATCGTGGACAGTAAAGGCGAGCTCCCGGTGGCGTTGCCTCATGTTTCAGATGAAGAGGATGAAGGGAAACCGTTTGGAGCATCAGCTCTGAAAGAGCAGAAAGCCATCAGCTTTAGCATCAAT AATACAACAGTTCGTCCTGCTCCTGCTGTGCGCAGCGATGCAGGAATGGCGAAAGAGTTTCCTGTTTCTTCAGGATCACAACATCGGAAGAAG GAGGGGGAGACACTGGGCGTGTATGGAGAGTGGGTTCCTGTGgagaaatcatcagaaaaagCTTCAGCACCATCCAGAAAGGCAACGGCCGCTGTTCCCATTGCCACAACCACCTCATCAGTTGAAGTGGCGACCGGAGCGGGGTTACCGGAGGTCGAGGAGCAGCCGGCATTTGTGTCTGATAGCGACAGCGTTTTCCCCGACCCTGTGCTGCAG CCAGTGGATATTTCTCAGGCTGTCACTGAGAGAATCAAAGCTCAAAGGCGATTGGCTGAGAACCCCTATGATGTCAGTGCCATCTGCATGCTCAGTAGAGCACAAGAACAG GTGGATGCGTGGGCTCAGTCCAACACAGTTCCCGGTCTCTTCACAGGTTCAACTGGAGCTCAGGTCCTCAGTTCAGAGGAGCTGTCCACCAGTGGACCTCAGGCGTGGCTCAAGAAG GATCAGTTCCTCAGAGCCGCTCCGGTGTCCGGAGGAGTTGGGGAGTTCCTGATGAGGAAGATGGGCTGGAAGACCGGAGAGGGTCTGGGGAGGAACCGAGAGGGAACTGTGGAACCTATCATCATTGACTTCAAGGTCGACCGCAAAG gcCTCGTCGCTGAAGGAGAAAAGCCTCAGAAGCAGACAGGAGGACTGGTGGTGACTAAAGATCTGATGG GGAAGCACCCAGTATCTGCCCTCATCGAGCTGTGTAACAAGAGGCGGATTATGCAGCCAGACTTCGTCATGGTTCATCACAGCGGACCAGATCATCGCAAAAACTTCCTCTTTAAG GTCACCGTGAATGGTGTGGACTATCAGCCTCAAACAGCCAGTCCCAACAAAAAACACGCCAAGGCCATGGCTGCTACAGTTGCCCTGCAGGCTCTGGGAGAG GTTCCTGTTGATGGACCGGGACTTTACACTGGCCCTGTTTTCACTGCTGCTTCTACTGGACCGCTATTCTCCACatag
- the LOC121506501 gene encoding protein SON isoform X1 — MAANLEQIFQDFILNKIREIEDQKEDKAAVEAAVAGSETTAAEKGTSEGDKEDELKGSSSHKKHKKHKKHKSKKKKKNREKESSSESDGGTSKTRRGTPTGGSKERGEANERKSRNHKRHSSGKRKKKKRRRKDEENSSDSDSESKQRESKSGQKSSPKSREELPDIIPKQDSSSKLRGDKERRSCRRSRSQSHSRSHSHSHSERKKSHSPTHNRRRSRSRSLSSSKQHQTRSRSPEKREFLDGTKQVLHEPPKDLELPQLASSPPQINIKEEEVTELRAELRSSESQLAAEKKEDTTENTTEENGSGACQSRLSESIPTEPDCTAESRPSQAKTEIRATAKSPEKKKRKPSRSPQTKKDSKSSKRQKRSKTPSRSRRRGSRSRSRSKKRRSRSRSGGRRSRRSRSRSRRRTTYSQRDRWKREPSHSPVLILRKNRSPNRKHGSSSDSPQRISELDKEQLLEIAKANAAAMCAKAGMPIPAGLRSAMLPLALPSMAMNAAMASMTAATMTAALTNMGALSSLLPLPSITNKPPAAASQPNMSALEEVKRKVAKQANSISIKEFTDKCKMIVDSKGELPVALPHVSDEEDEGKPFGASALKEQKAISFSINNTTVRPAPAVRSDAGMAKEFPVSSGSQHRKKEGETLGVYGEWVPVEKSSEKASAPSRKATAAVPIATTTSSVEVATGAGLPEVEEQPAFVSDSDSVFPDPVLQPVDISQAVTERIKAQRRLAENPYDVSAICMLSRAQEQVDAWAQSNTVPGLFTGSTGAQVLSSEELSTSGPQAWLKKDQFLRAAPVSGGVGEFLMRKMGWKTGEGLGRNREGTVEPIIIDFKVDRKGLVAEGEKPQKQTGGLVVTKDLMGNGCIHKPRHSTPQGLAFRKHPVSALIELCNKRRIMQPDFVMVHHSGPDHRKNFLFKVTVNGVDYQPQTASPNKKHAKAMAATVALQALGEVPVDGPGLYTGPVFTAASTGPLFST, encoded by the exons ATGGCGGCCAACTTGGAGCAAATATTccaagattttattttgaataagaTTAGAGAAATTGAAGATCAGAAAGAAGACAAAGC TGCTGTTGAAGCAGCTGTCGCTGGCAGTGAAACAACGGCAGCAGAGAAAGGGACATCAGAAGGAGACAAAGAGGATGAGTTAAAGGGCAGCAGTTCACACAAAAAGCACAAgaagcacaaaaaacacaaaagtaagaagaagaagaagaacagagagaaggagagcagCTCTGAGTCAGACGGAGGTACCAGCAAAACAAG AAGAGGAACCCCAACAGGAGGCAGTAAGGAGCGAG GTGAAGCAAATGAGAGGAAGTCCAGGAACCACAAACGTCACTCCTcagggaagaggaagaagaagaaaaggaggcgGAAAGATGAAGAAAACTCTTCTGATTCAGACTCAGAGTCGAAGCAAAGGGAGagtaaaagtggtcaaaagtcATCCCCAAAGTCACGAGAGGAGCTGCCTGATATTATCCCAAAACAG GACAGCTCCAGTAAACTgagaggagacaaagagaggaggagCTGCCGTCGCTCTCGTTCACAGTCACATTCCCGTTCTCACTCACATTCCCACTCAGAGAGGAAGAAGTCTCACTCTCCGACACACAACCGAAGAAGATCTCGGTCACGCTCATTATCGAGCTCAAAGCAACACCAGACCCGGTCCAG GTCTCCTGAAAAGAGAGAGTTTTTGGATGGAACCAAGCAAGTTTTACATGAGCCTCCTAAAGACCTGGAGCTACCTCAGCTGGCCTCCAGTCCTCCACAAATAAACATCAAAGAAGAGGAGGTGACAGAGTTGAGGGCAGAGCTGCGGAGCTCGGAGAGTCAGCTAGCTGCAGAGAAAAAGGAAGACACTACAGAGAATACAACAGAAGAAAACG GTTCTGGTGCATGCCAGTCCAGGCTGTCAGAGTCCATACCAACTGAACCTGACTGTACCGCTGAGTCCCGCCCCTCGCAGGCTAAGACAGAGATTAGAGCTACAGCAAAATcgccagagaagaagaagagaaaaccATCAAGATCTCCTCAGACAAAAAAagattcaaagtcttcaaaGAGACAGAAACGATCCAAGACACCGAGTCGGAGCCGCAGGAGAGGATCGAGATCAAGGAGTCGCTCGAAGAAAAGGAGGTCACGGTCAAG GTCAGGAGGTCGGAGGTCACGGAGGTCACGGTCACGCAGTCGGAGGAGGACAACATACAGCCAGAGGGACCGCTGGAAACGAGAGCCAAGTCATTCCCCTGTTCTCATCCTCCGGAAAAATAGATCCCCGAACAGGAAACATGGCAGCTCGAGCGACAGTCCGCAGCGTATCAGTGAGCTTG ATAAGGAGCAACTATTGGAAATTGCCAAGGCCAATGCGGCTGCCATGTGTGCCAAAGCAGGAATGCCGATTCCTGCTGGTCTGAGGTCAGCGATGCTGCCCCTGGCTCTACCCAGCATGGCCATGAACGCTGCCATGGCCAGTATGACCGCTG CCACCATGACGGCTGCTCTGACTAACATGGGCGCCCTGTCATCTCTGCTACCACTGCCTTCAATCACCAACAAACCTCCTGCTGCCGCGTCCCAGCCTAATATGTCCGCTCTAGAGGAGGTGAAGCGCAAAGTGGCGAAGCAGGCCAACAGCATCAGCATCAAGGAGTTCACTGAT aaaTGTAAGATGATCGTGGACAGTAAAGGCGAGCTCCCGGTGGCGTTGCCTCATGTTTCAGATGAAGAGGATGAAGGGAAACCGTTTGGAGCATCAGCTCTGAAAGAGCAGAAAGCCATCAGCTTTAGCATCAAT AATACAACAGTTCGTCCTGCTCCTGCTGTGCGCAGCGATGCAGGAATGGCGAAAGAGTTTCCTGTTTCTTCAGGATCACAACATCGGAAGAAG GAGGGGGAGACACTGGGCGTGTATGGAGAGTGGGTTCCTGTGgagaaatcatcagaaaaagCTTCAGCACCATCCAGAAAGGCAACGGCCGCTGTTCCCATTGCCACAACCACCTCATCAGTTGAAGTGGCGACCGGAGCGGGGTTACCGGAGGTCGAGGAGCAGCCGGCATTTGTGTCTGATAGCGACAGCGTTTTCCCCGACCCTGTGCTGCAG CCAGTGGATATTTCTCAGGCTGTCACTGAGAGAATCAAAGCTCAAAGGCGATTGGCTGAGAACCCCTATGATGTCAGTGCCATCTGCATGCTCAGTAGAGCACAAGAACAG GTGGATGCGTGGGCTCAGTCCAACACAGTTCCCGGTCTCTTCACAGGTTCAACTGGAGCTCAGGTCCTCAGTTCAGAGGAGCTGTCCACCAGTGGACCTCAGGCGTGGCTCAAGAAG GATCAGTTCCTCAGAGCCGCTCCGGTGTCCGGAGGAGTTGGGGAGTTCCTGATGAGGAAGATGGGCTGGAAGACCGGAGAGGGTCTGGGGAGGAACCGAGAGGGAACTGTGGAACCTATCATCATTGACTTCAAGGTCGACCGCAAAG gcCTCGTCGCTGAAGGAGAAAAGCCTCAGAAGCAGACAGGAGGACTGGTGGTGACTAAAGATCTGATGGGTAACGGATGCATCCACAAACCAAGACACAGCACGCCACAGGGACTGGCATTCA GGAAGCACCCAGTATCTGCCCTCATCGAGCTGTGTAACAAGAGGCGGATTATGCAGCCAGACTTCGTCATGGTTCATCACAGCGGACCAGATCATCGCAAAAACTTCCTCTTTAAG GTCACCGTGAATGGTGTGGACTATCAGCCTCAAACAGCCAGTCCCAACAAAAAACACGCCAAGGCCATGGCTGCTACAGTTGCCCTGCAGGCTCTGGGAGAG GTTCCTGTTGATGGACCGGGACTTTACACTGGCCCTGTTTTCACTGCTGCTTCTACTGGACCGCTATTCTCCACatag
- the LOC121506501 gene encoding protein SON isoform X2 codes for MAANLEQIFQDFILNKIREIEDQKEDKAAVEAAVAGSETTAAEKGTSEGDKEDELKGSSSHKKHKKHKKHKSKKKKKNREKESSSESDGGTSKTRRGTPTGGSKERGEANERKSRNHKRHSSGKRKKKKRRRKDEENSSDSDSESKQRESKSGQKSSPKSREELPDIIPKQDSSSKLRGDKERRSCRRSRSQSHSRSHSHSHSERKKSHSPTHNRRRSRSRSLSSSKQHQTRSRSPEKREFLDGTKQVLHEPPKDLELPQLASSPPQINIKEEEVTELRAELRSSESQLAAEKKEDTTENTTEENGSGACQSRLSESIPTEPDCTAESRPSQAKTEIRATAKSPEKKKRKPSRSPQTKKDSKSSKRQKRSKTPSRSRRRGSRSRSRSKKRRSRSRSGGRRSRRSRSRSRRRTTYSQRDRWKREPSHSPVLILRKNRSPNRKHGSSSDSPQRINKEQLLEIAKANAAAMCAKAGMPIPAGLRSAMLPLALPSMAMNAAMASMTAATMTAALTNMGALSSLLPLPSITNKPPAAASQPNMSALEEVKRKVAKQANSISIKEFTDKCKMIVDSKGELPVALPHVSDEEDEGKPFGASALKEQKAISFSINNTTVRPAPAVRSDAGMAKEFPVSSGSQHRKKEGETLGVYGEWVPVEKSSEKASAPSRKATAAVPIATTTSSVEVATGAGLPEVEEQPAFVSDSDSVFPDPVLQPVDISQAVTERIKAQRRLAENPYDVSAICMLSRAQEQVDAWAQSNTVPGLFTGSTGAQVLSSEELSTSGPQAWLKKDQFLRAAPVSGGVGEFLMRKMGWKTGEGLGRNREGTVEPIIIDFKVDRKGLVAEGEKPQKQTGGLVVTKDLMGNGCIHKPRHSTPQGLAFRKHPVSALIELCNKRRIMQPDFVMVHHSGPDHRKNFLFKVTVNGVDYQPQTASPNKKHAKAMAATVALQALGEVPVDGPGLYTGPVFTAASTGPLFST; via the exons ATGGCGGCCAACTTGGAGCAAATATTccaagattttattttgaataagaTTAGAGAAATTGAAGATCAGAAAGAAGACAAAGC TGCTGTTGAAGCAGCTGTCGCTGGCAGTGAAACAACGGCAGCAGAGAAAGGGACATCAGAAGGAGACAAAGAGGATGAGTTAAAGGGCAGCAGTTCACACAAAAAGCACAAgaagcacaaaaaacacaaaagtaagaagaagaagaagaacagagagaaggagagcagCTCTGAGTCAGACGGAGGTACCAGCAAAACAAG AAGAGGAACCCCAACAGGAGGCAGTAAGGAGCGAG GTGAAGCAAATGAGAGGAAGTCCAGGAACCACAAACGTCACTCCTcagggaagaggaagaagaagaaaaggaggcgGAAAGATGAAGAAAACTCTTCTGATTCAGACTCAGAGTCGAAGCAAAGGGAGagtaaaagtggtcaaaagtcATCCCCAAAGTCACGAGAGGAGCTGCCTGATATTATCCCAAAACAG GACAGCTCCAGTAAACTgagaggagacaaagagaggaggagCTGCCGTCGCTCTCGTTCACAGTCACATTCCCGTTCTCACTCACATTCCCACTCAGAGAGGAAGAAGTCTCACTCTCCGACACACAACCGAAGAAGATCTCGGTCACGCTCATTATCGAGCTCAAAGCAACACCAGACCCGGTCCAG GTCTCCTGAAAAGAGAGAGTTTTTGGATGGAACCAAGCAAGTTTTACATGAGCCTCCTAAAGACCTGGAGCTACCTCAGCTGGCCTCCAGTCCTCCACAAATAAACATCAAAGAAGAGGAGGTGACAGAGTTGAGGGCAGAGCTGCGGAGCTCGGAGAGTCAGCTAGCTGCAGAGAAAAAGGAAGACACTACAGAGAATACAACAGAAGAAAACG GTTCTGGTGCATGCCAGTCCAGGCTGTCAGAGTCCATACCAACTGAACCTGACTGTACCGCTGAGTCCCGCCCCTCGCAGGCTAAGACAGAGATTAGAGCTACAGCAAAATcgccagagaagaagaagagaaaaccATCAAGATCTCCTCAGACAAAAAAagattcaaagtcttcaaaGAGACAGAAACGATCCAAGACACCGAGTCGGAGCCGCAGGAGAGGATCGAGATCAAGGAGTCGCTCGAAGAAAAGGAGGTCACGGTCAAG GTCAGGAGGTCGGAGGTCACGGAGGTCACGGTCACGCAGTCGGAGGAGGACAACATACAGCCAGAGGGACCGCTGGAAACGAGAGCCAAGTCATTCCCCTGTTCTCATCCTCCGGAAAAATAGATCCCCGAACAGGAAACATGGCAGCTCGAGCGACAGTCCGCAGCGTATCA ATAAGGAGCAACTATTGGAAATTGCCAAGGCCAATGCGGCTGCCATGTGTGCCAAAGCAGGAATGCCGATTCCTGCTGGTCTGAGGTCAGCGATGCTGCCCCTGGCTCTACCCAGCATGGCCATGAACGCTGCCATGGCCAGTATGACCGCTG CCACCATGACGGCTGCTCTGACTAACATGGGCGCCCTGTCATCTCTGCTACCACTGCCTTCAATCACCAACAAACCTCCTGCTGCCGCGTCCCAGCCTAATATGTCCGCTCTAGAGGAGGTGAAGCGCAAAGTGGCGAAGCAGGCCAACAGCATCAGCATCAAGGAGTTCACTGAT aaaTGTAAGATGATCGTGGACAGTAAAGGCGAGCTCCCGGTGGCGTTGCCTCATGTTTCAGATGAAGAGGATGAAGGGAAACCGTTTGGAGCATCAGCTCTGAAAGAGCAGAAAGCCATCAGCTTTAGCATCAAT AATACAACAGTTCGTCCTGCTCCTGCTGTGCGCAGCGATGCAGGAATGGCGAAAGAGTTTCCTGTTTCTTCAGGATCACAACATCGGAAGAAG GAGGGGGAGACACTGGGCGTGTATGGAGAGTGGGTTCCTGTGgagaaatcatcagaaaaagCTTCAGCACCATCCAGAAAGGCAACGGCCGCTGTTCCCATTGCCACAACCACCTCATCAGTTGAAGTGGCGACCGGAGCGGGGTTACCGGAGGTCGAGGAGCAGCCGGCATTTGTGTCTGATAGCGACAGCGTTTTCCCCGACCCTGTGCTGCAG CCAGTGGATATTTCTCAGGCTGTCACTGAGAGAATCAAAGCTCAAAGGCGATTGGCTGAGAACCCCTATGATGTCAGTGCCATCTGCATGCTCAGTAGAGCACAAGAACAG GTGGATGCGTGGGCTCAGTCCAACACAGTTCCCGGTCTCTTCACAGGTTCAACTGGAGCTCAGGTCCTCAGTTCAGAGGAGCTGTCCACCAGTGGACCTCAGGCGTGGCTCAAGAAG GATCAGTTCCTCAGAGCCGCTCCGGTGTCCGGAGGAGTTGGGGAGTTCCTGATGAGGAAGATGGGCTGGAAGACCGGAGAGGGTCTGGGGAGGAACCGAGAGGGAACTGTGGAACCTATCATCATTGACTTCAAGGTCGACCGCAAAG gcCTCGTCGCTGAAGGAGAAAAGCCTCAGAAGCAGACAGGAGGACTGGTGGTGACTAAAGATCTGATGGGTAACGGATGCATCCACAAACCAAGACACAGCACGCCACAGGGACTGGCATTCA GGAAGCACCCAGTATCTGCCCTCATCGAGCTGTGTAACAAGAGGCGGATTATGCAGCCAGACTTCGTCATGGTTCATCACAGCGGACCAGATCATCGCAAAAACTTCCTCTTTAAG GTCACCGTGAATGGTGTGGACTATCAGCCTCAAACAGCCAGTCCCAACAAAAAACACGCCAAGGCCATGGCTGCTACAGTTGCCCTGCAGGCTCTGGGAGAG GTTCCTGTTGATGGACCGGGACTTTACACTGGCCCTGTTTTCACTGCTGCTTCTACTGGACCGCTATTCTCCACatag